In Solanum lycopersicum chromosome 3, SLM_r2.1, the genomic stretch CACATTGCAGGCATCAAGCATGAAACATAGCAAATCAGCAGCAACGACAAAAGCTCACTCGATTCCTGCTGCATATTTTTTATCTCACTTTCATATTTGGTTTCTTACCTAGAGACGGACATAAACCATCGCAGGAAATCAAAATTACTTATAGTCCTTTCATCCAAACACAACTTGTGTTTGGATAGAGACTGGTTATTTTCAGATGATATGCAAATAAATAGGCAGTTCACATATAAAATTTAGGAATAGAAGAGAAATGGCACAACAATATCAAAACTAAATCTTTCTTATAGCACTGACAAAATTCACCGAGAGCATAAAACGTTCAGCTCATACCAAAAAACCACCGACTGTATTTGATACATCATAATAGTTTTCCGTAGAAAGACCAAGTGATATGTCAGCGGAATATCAGTCAAATGACCTACTTCTTAGTGCTCTTCTTCTTGGAACCAGTAGTAGCAGGCAGTGGTTTGGGATACTTCTCGACTACACTTGGGTCCAACCAATTGAGAGGGTTGCGATTATAGACAGGCCAGTTAGGTATGGTGAGAAGGGCCGTAAAGACAACACCACCAGCGTATGTTAACAGCATAGTTTGGAACGTGCCCAACATATAGCCTGTGAGGAATGCTACCACACCAAAGCTCACAAGCAGTATCTGCATCAATTGTTCCACGAGCTTTTGTCCTTGCCAATCCATCTACAATAGACGGCACAAAAACAAATGATAAAACTGCACATTATCACAAAACAAGAAGAATAGAAGTATATACTTGATCTATCCATCCAATCAACTATCCATTAGTCCCAACTCCGAACTCACAAACTAGTT encodes the following:
- the LOC101243763 gene encoding signal peptidase complex subunit 1, with protein sequence MDWQGQKLVEQLMQILLVSFGVVAFLTGYMLGTFQTMLLTYAGGVVFTALLTIPNWPVYNRNPLNWLDPSVVEKYPKPLPATTGSKKKSTKK